GGCCCCGCCGCGTCCGGAAGGGTGAGGATGCCGTCCAGTTCCTTGCCCTGCACGCTGAAGCTGACTGCTTCTTCTATCATCACTTTCATCACCGTTGGCTCATTCATGGCAAAAGTACTCCTTTCGCCCCGATTTTACACCTGAACGGCGACAGGCGCAACTGCTTTGCGGTTCATCTCCTTCATGGACGGGATGAAGGCCATGCTCAAGGTGGTCAGGAAATAGGCGACGCCCAACCCGATCAACAACGGATAAAAGCCGAACGCTCCCGTCCACACGCCGCCCAACAACATGCCGAGCGGCATGGCCAGCCATGCGCCTGCTGTGATAGCGCCGAAGACCCGCCCGCGCATGTCGGCGGGGATGCGCTCGAACTCGATGGCGCCGATGATCGGGTTCAGCGGGCCGGCGCCGATGCTGGTGATGAGCGTGGCGACGAGCAGAACGTTGAAGGATGGCTGCAGGGCGTAAATCCAAAACTGCGTTCCCGCCAGCATGAACGCGCCGACGAAGGTCAGATGACGCGGCAGGCGGTGGCCGATGGCGGCGAAGATCAGCCCGCCGATGACCGCTCCCCCGCCGTTGGCCGCGATCAACAGGCCCAGGTTCAGCGCCTCCCCGAACACTTGCTTGACATAAACAGGTCGCACCACACCCCAGAAGATCGCGTCGAGGAAGTTCGTCAGCATGACCATGACTACGATGGCCAGGATCAACCTGTCCCGCAGGATGAAGCGAAAGCCATCTTGCATCTCGCCGAAATAGTTCGAGGATGCCGCCTCCTTTTTGACGATGGCGGGGGCGGCGATGACCAGGCTGACGATCCCCGCCGAGACCAGGAAGGAGGCAGCGTCGAGCCAGAGGACGTTTTGCGTGCCGATGACGCTGATCAGCAGCCCTGCCAGCGGCGCGCCGACCAGGTTGGCGCCGCGCTCGATGACGTGGGTCAGTGAGGTGGCGCGCTCGATGGGCATACCGGCCTGTTCCGCCAGTTCGGGCAGCAACGCCGAGCGGGCGGTGCCGCCTGGGGCGTCGAGCAACGAGCCGAGGAAGACCAGGACGAGCAACTGCCAAAACTCTAGCCCGACTGTGAAGTAGAGCAGGGGGATCAGGGCGGTGGTGACGCTGCTGGCCAGGTCGGCGATGACGCTGGTGCGCTTGTAACCGAGGCGGTCGATCAGCGCCCCGCCCAAGAAACCGGCCAGCACGGCGGGAGCAATGGCAAAAAAGCCGGTGATGCCCGTCTGCGTGGCGCTGCCAGAGGTTTGCAGGACAAACCAGGGGATGGCGATCAAGGTGAAGACATTCCCCACCAGCGAGACGGCGTTGGCGGCGAACAGCGCATAGAGCGGGATGGGGTTTTTGCGTCGTGCTGAAGATGGTTGCATGGTACTCTTTCGCGATCAATGGTGGTCCGTAGTGCCCCGTAGTGGCGACTTCAGTCGCCCCGTAAGCGCCGACAACTGCAACCGTCAGTCCATTCCGACCGTGGTTGCCACTGAGATGGCAGCCAGCTCCCGCTCACGGGCCTCCTCCATCGCCTGCACGATCTGCAAGGCCGCAGAAACCCTGGCAGCAGAGATAGTATAGAACGCGTCCGCCGAACTCCAGCATATCCCGCCGCACCTGTTGTGGGTGGACATCATATTCGCCATCGGCAGGAAGAAGGCGTCGGTGTTGCCGGCGGCATGGAAGAGGGTGGTCAGCAGCAGTCCGAAGAACTGAGCTGCCATCGTCGCCGTCAAATCCACCGGCGTCCCCGTCCAGGCCGCGTTCAGGGCGACCGAGATGACGAAGATGGCGGGGTAGAGCAGGAAGGCGACGGCGTACCAGCGCCAGCCCACTCGCCAGATCGGGAAGCGCTTGAGCAAGGCTGCGACTCCGGCCCGGCCCAGCGTCAGCCCAGTCATCAGCAGGGCGGCGGCGATGAAGCCCCAGCCCAGGAACAGGTAGAGGGCGAAGGGAACCTGGAAGGGCAACACCCCGGCCTGGGCCAGATCGATGGGCCAGGTGAAGGCAAACATCAACACCAGCCCGGCCACCAACCCATGCCGCCGCAGAAAACCACGCAATGAAGACATTCCGGCCGCCATCGAACCGGGACACTTTGCCAAGGCCGAGGCAAGCCTGCAAGAAAGCCTGGAATTGGCCGAACAACTGGGCGACCGTTGGAGCATCGGCACCAGCCTGCGCTTTCTGGGGCTGGCGGCCCTGAGACAAGGCGCGGCCAGGGCGCAGGAGTTGCTGCGCCAGAGCCTGGACGTGCATCGCAGCGTCGTCACCGGCTGGGACATCGCCCGCACGTCCATCTATCTGGCCGAGGCTGGGCTGGCGCTGGGGGATGTGGAAGGAGCGCGGGCCTGCTACGCCGAGGCCCTGGTCATGGCCGAGGAAGCGCATTCGCCGCCGCTGGCAGCGGAGGCGCGGGCGGGGTTAGCGCGCTGATAGATGCCAACTTTTCGGAAAGTTGGCATCTCTGTTGGCAACCCTCCCTTCCTCTCAACTGCCGCCGTTCTTCGCCACCGGCAGCCCCGCCTCGATCCACGCCTGCACGCCCCCTTCCAGGATCTGCACGTTGGTGAAGCCCATGTCGTGTAGCAGCTTGCCCCCCAGCCCGCCGAGCGGCCCCAGGATGCAGGTGGTCACGATGGGGCGGGCGCGGTCGGCCAGCCGCGGGTCGCGCCAGCTTTCGGGCACCTCGTGGTCGGCCATGTAGGTCAGCGAGCCATAGGAGATGTTGGCCGCGCCGGGCACGGTCCCGGTCTGGGCGATGTCGGCCGCATCGCGCACGTCAATCACCAACAAGTCCGGCTCGCGCTTCTGGCGGCGCTGCAGGTCGGCCGGCTTGATCGCAGGGACGGCCTGAAACGCTTCTTGCGCCATGCCGCCGAAGGTCTTGAGTGCGCCGTTTCCGCCCGCGGCCCCCGCGCCCACCGGGCCGCGTGTGATGACCGTGTGCGCCGCCATGATGTCGAACAGCTTGACGCTGGCGTTGCTCAAGCGCGGGTCGGCCTGGACGGCGGCTACCAGCGGGCTGTTCAGGAAGCCCTGCACGGCCGTTTCGTCGTCGAACAGGTAAATCCCTCCACATTCGCGCTGGGCTTCGTTGATCAGCCAGACCTTCCAGCGCAGGCCGGGCGTGTCGGCGATGAGCTGCGCCGCCGGCAGCCAGCTCTCTTGTAGCTCGGCCCCTGAGACGCCGGTGAACGTGAAGTTGATCTGCAGGATGGTTTGAGACATAGTCGGACTCCTTTCTTGTGCATGGGGTGTTTGGATGTGTTGGGCCGCCGGTTGCGGTTCGCTGCGGCCTTCGGCCCCGACAACCGCTGTTCGAGCAACCTGCGCCCAGTGTAGCAGGCGCGGGCTTGCCGCTTATGACATTTCTTGCCAACCGTTTGACCTTCCTTCGTGTTTGACTTGCGCCGCGATTGTCTTAAAATACGGCCGTGTGGATGCACGAGCACAACCGACCTGTGGAATGGCTTTGCACGTAGCTTAGAAGAGGAGCCTATCTCAATGTCAGGCCTGGGCGTTTCCCTCGCCAGTTTTGCCACCTTCGGTGAGTTGCTGAAGTTCCTGCGCCGCCGCGCCCAGCTTTCGCAGCTTGAGCTTTCCTTCGCGGTCGGCTACAGCGAAGCGCAGATCAGCCGGCTGGAGACCAATCAGCGCCGGCCGGATCGCGCCAGTGTGCTGGCCCTCTTCGTCCCGGCCCTCGACATCCAGAACGAACCGGCGGTGATCGAGCGGCTGCTGGCCTTGTGCACCGAGCCTGCGGGCGCGGCGAAAGACGAGCCGCCGCTCAGCTGGCTGCCCGCCGCGCTCACCTCCTTCGTCGGTCGCCAGGAGGAGATGGCCGAGATTTGCCAGATTCTGGGCCGCAACGAGACCCGCCTGCTGACTCTCACCGGCGCTGGCGGCTGCGGCAAGACCCGCCTGGCCCTGGCAGTGGCCGAAACCCTGGCGCCGGACTATCCTCACGGCGTCCGGCTGGCCGAGCTGGCGTCCCTTGCCGACCCGCAACTGGCGGTCAAGACCGTCGCTGCGGCCTTCGGCCTGGGCGAGAGCGGCGAGCGGCCCCTGCTGGCCGCGCTAACCGCTCACTTGCGCCCCCGGCAGGCGCTGCTCATCCTGGACAACTGCGAGCACCTGATCGAGGCCGCCGCCGAACTGGCCGCGACCCTCTTGCGCGATTGCCCGCAACTGCGTATCCTGGTCACCAGCCGAGAGACATTGAGGGTTCCCGGCGAGGTGGACTACCGGGTGCATCCCCTGGCCCTGCCCCCGCTGCGGCAAGGAGAGCGACCTCTCCGCGTCACGGTGGAGGGGTACGATGCCATCCGCCTGTTCGTGGAACGGGCGGCGACGGCCCGCCGCGGCTTCGCCCTGGTTGACCAGAACGCGCCGGCCATCGCCCACATCTGCCGGCGGCTGGATGGCATCCCCCTGGCCCTGGAACTGGCCGCGGCCTGGATCGCTCTCCTTGCGCCGGAACAGATCGCCGAACGGTTGGATGAGGATTTTGCGCTGTTGGCGGGCGCGCAGCGGGGCGTCGTGCCCCGCCACCAAACCCTCACCGCAGCCATCGAGTGGAGCTACAACCTCCTGACGGAAGCGGAGCGGGCGCTGCTGCGGCGCCTTCCCATCTTCAATGGCGGCTGGAACCTGGATGCGGCCGAAAGCGTGGCCGGGGGGCTGCCTCCACTGGCGCCGCTCGAGACGCTGGCGCTGTTGCAGCGGTTGGTCAGCAAATCCCTGGTGATTGTGGAGCACCCGCCGGCAGGGGAGCCGCGCTATCGCCTGTTGGAGACGATCCGGGCATACACGCGCGCGAAATTGGCCGCCTCCGGAGAAGAGGCGCCGGTGCGCGACCGCTGCCTGGCCTATCTTGTCGCCCTGGCCGAGACTGCCGAACCTGAACTGCGATCGGCGCGCCAGATCGAATGGCTGGCGCGCCTCGATCTGGAACGTGACAACCTGCGAGCCGCATTGAGTTGGAGCCTAGCGCCGGAGAAGGCCGGCGCTGCGTTGCGGTTAGCTGCCGCGCTCGGCCACTTCTGGGAGATGCGCGCTGACCTGGTCGAAGGCAGTCGCTGGTGTGAGGCAGCGTTGGCCGCGGCCGACGGTCGCGCTGATCTGCGTGATAGCGCCACGCGCGCCGCGACCCTCTTTGTCGCCGGGATGCTGGCCGGTTATTCATGGGACACGGAGAAGTCGCTCCTCTGCCTGGAAGAGAGTCTGCGCATCTACCGGCGGCATGGCGACATGGCCGGGGCCGGAGCTGTCCTCTGCTTTCTCGCTATTGCCCAAGACCGCCGTCAGCAGTCGCAGCAAGCCATCTGCACCTTCCAGGAAGCGGTGGAGGCAGCGCAACAGGCCGAGGATGGCTGGTGGATCGCCGAAAACCTGCACTGACTGGCCCACGTGTTGGACGGTCAGGGTGACCGTCGCACCGCAACCGACCACTATCAGCAGTCGGTGGCGATCTTCCGCGAGATGGGCGACCAGTGGGCGCTCACCCACCCGCTCTGCGACCTGGCCTTGCGCACCTGGGACGCCGGCCAGCTCCACCAGGCGATGGCGCTGCTGCGCGAATGCCTGGCCGTTTTCCGCCAACTGCGCTCCCACGGCGGCATAGATATGGTTCTGGGCTATCTGACGTTCATGGCCGTGACTGTCGGCGACCTGGACGCCGCGACCCGCACCGCCGAGGAGAAAGCGGAAATTGGGCTGGTGCAGGCCCTGCAGGCCAACCGGGCCTATGGGCTGCACTCCCTCGCCCACGTGAACCTCGCCCAGGGGCGCCTCGATCTGGCTCGCCAACAACTGGAGGCGGCGCTGCCGATAGCGCTGGCTGGCGATAACCACGGGTTCAAGGCAGAGGTGTTGCTGCTGCTGGGCCGCTGCGCCGTGTACGCTGGCGCTGCCGACGAAGCGGCGGCGCGCCTCGCCGAGAGCCAGCGTTGGGCCGCGTCTGCCGAGCCTGCTCCGTGGCGTGAAGCTGCGATCCTGTTCGGGCTGGGTCAGGTTGCCTGCCTGCGCAGCGACTTCGCCGGCGCGACCGCCCGCTACCAGGAAAGCCTGCATCTGGTGCGGGACATCCGACCGGATATCCCGCCCCGGCTGGAAGGGCTGGCGCAGGCGGCCCTGGGCCAGGGGCAGCCGGAATGGGCCGCCACGCTGTTGGCCGCCGCCGACCATCTGCGCACGGCGATCGGCGCACCCGTCCTACCGGTGGATCATCCAGGCATGGAGCGCCTGCACGAGGCAGTGGCCGCAGCCCTGTCCGGTGCAGCTTTCCATCGAGCATGGGCCAGCGGTCGGGCGCTATCGGTGGATGACAGCGTCGCCTACGCGCTGCAACCGACCGAGCAACATGACCTGTGATCGCCGGCGTTCGT
This region of Caldilineales bacterium genomic DNA includes:
- a CDS encoding YdhR family protein; the encoded protein is MSQTILQINFTFTGVSGAELQESWLPAAQLIADTPGLRWKVWLINEAQRECGGIYLFDDETAVQGFLNSPLVAAVQADPRLSNASVKLFDIMAAHTVITRGPVGAGAAGGNGALKTFGGMAQEAFQAVPAIKPADLQRRQKREPDLLVIDVRDAADIAQTGTVPGAANISYGSLTYMADHEVPESWRDPRLADRARPIVTTCILGPLGGLGGKLLHDMGFTNVQILEGGVQAWIEAGLPVAKNGGS
- a CDS encoding MFS transporter yields the protein MQPSSARRKNPIPLYALFAANAVSLVGNVFTLIAIPWFVLQTSGSATQTGITGFFAIAPAVLAGFLGGALIDRLGYKRTSVIADLASSVTTALIPLLYFTVGLEFWQLLVLVFLGSLLDAPGGTARSALLPELAEQAGMPIERATSLTHVIERGANLVGAPLAGLLISVIGTQNVLWLDAASFLVSAGIVSLVIAAPAIVKKEAASSNYFGEMQDGFRFILRDRLILAIVVMVMLTNFLDAIFWGVVRPVYVKQVFGEALNLGLLIAANGGGAVIGGLIFAAIGHRLPRHLTFVGAFMLAGTQFWIYALQPSFNVLLVATLITSIGAGPLNPIIGAIEFERIPADMRGRVFGAITAGAWLAMPLGMLLGGVWTGAFGFYPLLIGLGVAYFLTTLSMAFIPSMKEMNRKAVAPVAVQV
- a CDS encoding tetratricopeptide repeat protein, with protein sequence MLDGQGDRRTATDHYQQSVAIFREMGDQWALTHPLCDLALRTWDAGQLHQAMALLRECLAVFRQLRSHGGIDMVLGYLTFMAVTVGDLDAATRTAEEKAEIGLVQALQANRAYGLHSLAHVNLAQGRLDLARQQLEAALPIALAGDNHGFKAEVLLLLGRCAVYAGAADEAAARLAESQRWAASAEPAPWREAAILFGLGQVACLRSDFAGATARYQESLHLVRDIRPDIPPRLEGLAQAALGQGQPEWAATLLAAADHLRTAIGAPVLPVDHPGMERLHEAVAAALSGAAFHRAWASGRALSVDDSVAYALQPTEQHDL
- a CDS encoding AAA family ATPase, whose amino-acid sequence is MSGLGVSLASFATFGELLKFLRRRAQLSQLELSFAVGYSEAQISRLETNQRRPDRASVLALFVPALDIQNEPAVIERLLALCTEPAGAAKDEPPLSWLPAALTSFVGRQEEMAEICQILGRNETRLLTLTGAGGCGKTRLALAVAETLAPDYPHGVRLAELASLADPQLAVKTVAAAFGLGESGERPLLAALTAHLRPRQALLILDNCEHLIEAAAELAATLLRDCPQLRILVTSRETLRVPGEVDYRVHPLALPPLRQGERPLRVTVEGYDAIRLFVERAATARRGFALVDQNAPAIAHICRRLDGIPLALELAAAWIALLAPEQIAERLDEDFALLAGAQRGVVPRHQTLTAAIEWSYNLLTEAERALLRRLPIFNGGWNLDAAESVAGGLPPLAPLETLALLQRLVSKSLVIVEHPPAGEPRYRLLETIRAYTRAKLAASGEEAPVRDRCLAYLVALAETAEPELRSARQIEWLARLDLERDNLRAALSWSLAPEKAGAALRLAAALGHFWEMRADLVEGSRWCEAALAAADGRADLRDSATRAATLFVAGMLAGYSWDTEKSLLCLEESLRIYRRHGDMAGAGAVLCFLAIAQDRRQQSQQAICTFQEAVEAAQQAEDGWWIAENLH